In Nitrosomonas ureae, the sequence ATTTTGTGACCGGAACAATGGCAACCCTGTTCACTGAAGATTTAGCAGCAACAGGATCCGGCTGCCTGGCCAGTTTATCGAAGTATTCACGCCAAACCAATGCAACAGAGTTAGGGTTATGCAGATATTCCTCATAAACCGCTTCTATAAAACTTGCGTTAGTTCCAGATAAAAGAGTTTCTTCCATCAACGACTTGTTCATAAAATGGCAGCTTTTATCAAGGATGACTATTTTTGAGAAAACGAGCTGGCGATATCCCGCATGGCTGCGCCGGTATAGAGCTGACGGGGGCGCCCGATTTTATAATCCGGATCAGAGACCATCTCGCTCCATTGCGCTACCCAGCCAACTGTTCTTGCCATCGCAAAAATCGCGGTGAACATACTGGTTGGAATACCTAATGCGCGTTGCACAATGCCGGAATAAAAATCGACGTTAGGATAGAGCTTGCGAGAAATGAAATAATCGTCTTCCAATGCAATTTTTTCGAGTTGCAATGCAAGTTTGAACAAACGATCATTCTGTAAACCCAATTCATTCAAAACTTCATGGCAAGTTTCGCGCATCAGCTTTGCCCGCGGATCCATGTTTTTATAGACGCGATGACCAAAACCCATCAGCCGATAGTTATCCTCCTTGTTTTTTGCGCGTTGAATAAATTCGTCAATGCGCGAAACATCACCGATTTCCTCCAGCATATGCAAGCAAGCTTCGTTCGCTCCGCCATGCGCCGGTCCCCATAGGCAGGAAATACCGGCAGAAACACAAGCAAATGGGTTAGCGCCGCTGGACCCCGCCAAGCGCACGGTCGAAGTGGAAGCGTTCTGTTCGTGATCCGCATGCAAAATCAATATTCGATCCAATGCGCGCACAATCACCGGATTTGCTTCGTATTTCTCCGTCGGAACAGAAAACATCATGTGCAAGAAATTCTCAGCATAGTTCAATTTATTTTGCGGATAAACAAATGGTTGTCCAATATTGTACTTATAAGCCATCGCAGTAATCGTCGGCAATTTTGCAATCAATCGCAATGCGGATTGTTCGCGATGCAACGGATCTGAAATATTCAAAGCGTCATGATAAAATGCCGATAGAGCCCCGACCACTCCGACCATCACCGCCATAGGGTGAGCATCGCGACGAAACCCGCTATAAAATCGTACCAACTGCTCATGCAACATCGAATGGCTTTTGATTTCACCATCAAATTCCGACTTTTGCCCGGGCGTTGGCAATTCACCCTGCAGCAGCAAATA encodes:
- the gltA gene encoding citrate synthase, with product MAQEGKATLNLNNGSDPIELPVLSGTMGPDVIDIRKLHAQSGLFTYDPGFLSTASNNSAITFIDGDKGILLYRGYPIEQLALHCDFIDVCYLLLQGELPTPGQKSEFDGEIKSHSMLHEQLVRFYSGFRRDAHPMAVMVGVVGALSAFYHDALNISDPLHREQSALRLIAKLPTITAMAYKYNIGQPFVYPQNKLNYAENFLHMMFSVPTEKYEANPVIVRALDRILILHADHEQNASTSTVRLAGSSGANPFACVSAGISCLWGPAHGGANEACLHMLEEIGDVSRIDEFIQRAKNKEDNYRLMGFGHRVYKNMDPRAKLMRETCHEVLNELGLQNDRLFKLALQLEKIALEDDYFISRKLYPNVDFYSGIVQRALGIPTSMFTAIFAMARTVGWVAQWSEMVSDPDYKIGRPRQLYTGAAMRDIASSFSQK